The Polaribacter tangerinus genome has a segment encoding these proteins:
- the ilvB gene encoding biosynthetic-type acetolactate synthase large subunit, whose translation MATETIKSKQTTPKITERISGSEAIVRSLIAEDVNIIYGYPGGAIMPVYDELYKYQDKIHHVLTRHEQGATHAAQGFARISGKVGVAIATSGPGATNLITGIADAQIDSTPMVCITGQVPSHLLGSDAFQETDIVGISTPVTKWNCQVTKAADIPAALAKAFYIARSGRPGPVLVDITKDAQFEEFDFSYEKCLKVRSYVPVPKTVEGSLEAAATLINSAKKPFIVWGQGVILSEAEEQFKALVEKAGIPAAWTILGASALPTSHPLNVGMLGMHGNYAPNKLTNECDVLIAIGMRFDDRVTGDLSKYAKQAKVIHFEIDPAEINKNVKADIAVLGDAKDTLSLILPLIQKNAHTEWHQKFKDLYAIEYEKVIKNDLHPTKQGLTMGEVINEINVQSKGEAAIVTDVGQHQMIACRYADFNKTKSNITSGGLGTMGFGLPAAIGAKMAAPEREVVSISGDGGYQMTIQELGTIFQQKAAVKIVVLNNEFLGMVRQWQQLFFDKRYASTEMTNPNFVAIAEGYYLKARKVTKREELAAAVKEMMESKEAYFLEVCVEKEDNVFPMVPSGASVSEVRLA comes from the coding sequence GATCATTAATTGCAGAAGATGTTAACATTATTTACGGATATCCTGGTGGTGCTATCATGCCAGTTTATGATGAGTTGTATAAATATCAAGATAAAATACACCATGTGTTAACACGTCATGAGCAAGGGGCAACTCATGCTGCACAGGGTTTTGCTAGAATTTCAGGAAAAGTAGGTGTAGCAATTGCTACTTCAGGACCAGGAGCTACAAACTTAATAACTGGTATTGCAGATGCACAAATAGATTCTACACCAATGGTATGCATTACTGGGCAAGTTCCTTCACATTTGTTGGGTAGCGATGCTTTTCAAGAGACAGATATTGTGGGTATTTCTACACCTGTTACTAAATGGAACTGTCAAGTAACAAAAGCGGCAGATATTCCTGCTGCTCTAGCAAAAGCTTTTTATATAGCAAGAAGTGGAAGACCAGGGCCAGTATTAGTAGATATTACAAAAGATGCTCAATTTGAAGAGTTTGATTTTTCTTACGAAAAATGTTTAAAAGTTAGAAGCTATGTACCAGTTCCAAAAACTGTTGAAGGTAGCCTAGAAGCAGCAGCAACATTAATTAACAGTGCTAAAAAACCCTTTATTGTTTGGGGGCAAGGAGTAATTTTAAGTGAAGCAGAAGAACAGTTTAAAGCTTTAGTAGAAAAGGCAGGTATCCCTGCAGCATGGACCATTTTAGGCGCGTCTGCACTACCAACTTCTCACCCTTTAAATGTAGGTATGTTAGGAATGCATGGAAATTATGCACCTAATAAACTTACGAATGAGTGTGATGTTTTAATTGCAATAGGAATGCGTTTCGATGATAGGGTTACTGGAGATTTAAGTAAGTATGCAAAACAAGCAAAAGTAATTCATTTTGAGATTGATCCGGCAGAGATAAACAAAAATGTAAAAGCAGACATTGCGGTTTTAGGAGATGCTAAAGACACCTTGTCTCTAATTTTACCACTCATACAAAAAAACGCTCACACTGAATGGCATCAGAAGTTTAAAGATTTATATGCTATCGAATACGAAAAAGTAATTAAAAACGACTTACATCCCACAAAACAAGGATTAACAATGGGAGAAGTTATAAATGAAATAAATGTTCAAAGTAAAGGAGAAGCAGCCATTGTTACAGATGTAGGGCAGCATCAAATGATTGCATGTAGATACGCCGATTTTAATAAAACAAAAAGTAACATTACTTCAGGTGGTTTAGGAACTATGGGTTTTGGGTTGCCAGCAGCCATTGGTGCTAAAATGGCAGCGCCAGAAAGAGAAGTAGTTTCTATTTCTGGTGATGGAGGCTATCAAATGACAATTCAAGAATTAGGAACCATTTTTCAGCAAAAAGCAGCAGTAAAAATTGTGGTTTTAAATAATGAATTTTTAGGAATGGTAAGACAATGGCAACAATTGTTTTTTGATAAAAGATATGCTTCCACAGAAATGACCAATCCTAATTTTGTAGCTATTGCAGAAGGGTATTATTTAAAAGCTAGAAAAGTAACTAAAAGAGAAGAATTGGCAGCTGCCGTAAAAGAAATGATGGAAAGTAAAGAAGCTTATTTTTTAGAGGTTTGTGTAGAAAAGGAAGACAATGTTTTTCCAATGGTTCCATCAGGAGCAAGTGTTTCTGAAGTTAGATTGGCCTAA